A region from the Lolium perenne isolate Kyuss_39 chromosome 4, Kyuss_2.0, whole genome shotgun sequence genome encodes:
- the LOC127295348 gene encoding uncharacterized protein — protein sequence MFRRRRSVAYFAHDPSHRLLLAPDADDDGEFTCDGCQVVGAGPRYLCDHPGCGFKLHEVCARRFPRSLKSIVHSKHRLKRRESAGGGDGSKCEVCGEDVKGACYGCDAGACASATVVVHPLCVHLPPVARGSTAAHPGGHDSWLVQKASEGGAASTCAACGRGIDGAWRYRCGTCREDVHPRCLVPAVDQCRGGEASAVAMGKRCCLSAENDVIGCLNISYYYRGSV from the coding sequence ATGTTTCGGAGGAGGAGGTCCGTCGCCTACTTCGCCCACGACCCGAGCCACCGGCTGCTCCTGGCGCCGGacgccgacgacgacggcgaGTTCACCTGCGACGGCTGCCAGGTCGTCGGCGCCGGGCCGCGGTACCTCTGCGACCACCCGGGCTGCGGCTTCAAGCTCCACGAGGTGTGCGCGCGCCGCTTCCCAAGGTCGCTCAAGTCTATCGTCCACTCCAAGCACAGGCTGAAGCGCCGCgagagcgccggcggcggcgacggcagcAAGTGCGAGGTGTGCGGGGAGGACGTGAAGGGGGCGTGCTACGGCTGCGACGCCGGCGCGTGCGCTTCGGCGACCGTCGTCGTGCACCCGCTCTGCGTCCACTTGCCGCCCGTGGCGCGGGGGTCGACCGCGGCGCACCCCGGCGGCCACGACTCGTGGCTCGTCCAGAAGGCGTCGGAGGGCGGCGCTGCGTCGACGTGCGCGGCGTGCGGGCGCGGCATCGACGGGGCCTGGAGATACCGGTGTGGGACGTGCCGGGAGGACGTCCACCCGCGCTGCCTCGTGCCGGCGGTGGACCAGTGCCGCGGCGGCGAGGCGTCGGCAGTCGCGATGGGGAAGCGGTGCTGCCTGTCGGCCGAGAATGACGTGATAGGCTGCCTGAACATCAGCTACTACTACCGGGGATCGGTGTAG